The Terriglobia bacterium sequence ACGGGCCGGATCTGGTTGCGGGCAATTGCATCTTCAATCGCCACCGTCAGCGCGCGCACCGGTTCGCGCAGCCACTCGCGCGCCTTGGCTTTGCTGAGCACCGGAGATCCCGAGGGCTCGATGTACATGATGCGAAAAAAATCCCGGCGTTCTTCGCAATAGTCAAAGCGGGCGTTGATGTAGGCTGAAATTTTTTCCAGCGCCGTCCCCGCGGCGGCGATCTTTTCCAGCGTCAACCGGCGCAAAGTTTCCAGGTCGTTGGTCATCACCGCGTTGTAAATATGTTCTTTGGACTCGAAGTACAGATAAATGGTGCCCTTGGCCAAGCCCGCGCGGGCGGCAATCTCGTCCACCGTGGCTGAGATGTAGCCCTTTTCCGCGAAGACTTTCCGGGCAGCAGTGATGATTTCAGCTTGGCGAAATTCCCAGACGACTTGCTTCTTCGACTTGGCGAGTTGGGCGAGGTCCGGCATGAATGACCTAATAGTACAAAGTTATGACTGCCCGGTCAATCTGGCGAATGTGCGCGCGGGGGCAAACGCGAAACATCTGCGACGCTGACCGCGGTTGGCACCAGCGGCATTCAGAGCGCCAGCATCAAGCTGACCTGACCATCACGCACTGATCTGTATACTCGTGGTGTAATCTCAGCACCACGATCATGCGCGGGAGAGGGGACGCTCGATGCAAATATGGCGGCGCAAGCGTGTCCGTATTGCGTGCTCAACCTTGATTCTGCTGGCTGCGCTGATGGGGAGCACTCCTCTGTATGCGCAGGACATCGCGGGCGACTGGCAGGGAACCCTCAAGGCGGGTCTGGATCTCCGGATCATCGTGCACATCGAAAAGGGGACGAGTGGCGGCTGGACGGCCATGCTGTACAGCATTGATCAAGGCCCCGATGGCATCCCCATCACTTCGGTGACGCTGAAAGATTCGATCTTGAAGTTCAGTGTTGAGCTGGTGCACGGCGCCTATGAAGGCAAGCTCAGCGCGGACGCACAGACGGTCACCGGGACGTGGACTCAGCGTTTGCCGCTCCCGCTGGAACTGCGTCGCGCAACCAAAGAGACGGCCTGGCAGCGCGATTCGTCGTCGCACACCGCGCAATTTGTGAGCGTGGACAGCAACGTCAAACTAGAGGTGCTCGACTGGGGCGGCTCCGGACGGCCCTTGGTCTTTCTAGCAGGTCTGGGCAACACCGCCCACGTGTTTGATACCTTCGCCCCCAAATTTACCCGCGCGCACCACGTTTACGGCATCACGCGGCGCGGATTTGGCGCTTCCAGCGTCCCCGACTCCGGCTACTCGGCCGACCGTCTCGGCGACGACGTGCTCGCCGTGCTGGACGCGCTCAAGATCAACCGGCCGGTGCTGGTGGGGCACTCCATCGCCGGGGAAGAGTTGAGCTCCGTGGGAACACGGCATCCGGAAAAGATCGCGGGCCTGGTTTACCTGGATGCCGCCTACCCGTACGCGTTCTACGATCCAGCGCTCGGAGATTTCAATATTGACTCCCTTGAGCTGCAAAAAAAACTGGAGCAACTGCGGCCGGGGAGAGCGCAGGCTGATCCCAAGAAGTTGATCCAAGACGTGCTGCAAAGCCTGCCCCGGCTGGAAAAGGACCTGCAAGAGGAGTTGAAAGATCTGGAAGTGGAGCCCGCCAACGCGCGTCAGGTTGAGGCGCCGGCGCCGGCGCCGGCCAAGGCGATCATTGCAGGCGAGCAGAAGTACACGGAAATCCGCGTGCCGGCCCTGGCAATCTATGCCGTGCCGCACTCCGGTGTGCCGGCCGCCGGCAACGACGCTGCCGCGCGCGCGGCGGCGGAAGCCAGAGACACGATCAGCACCGGGGCACAGGCCAAGGCCTTCGAGAAGGGCGTACCCACGGCACGCGTAGTTCGCCTGCCGAACGCGAACCATTACGTCTTCCGGTCCAACGAGGCGGACGTGCTGCGCGACATGAACGCTTTCCTCGGCAGCTTGCCGTAACGGCGAGCAGAAATGCGGCGCATCGCCGGGGATTTGAGATGAAATTTCATGGCGCGCCCTGAGAGATTCGAACTCCCGGCCTTCTGATTCGTAGTCAGACGCTCTATCCAGCTGAGCTAAGGGCGCGCTCGGGTGTAGCGGGACTTCATTGATTTTATAACATGCTGGTGTTTTGCGCACCAGGTTGGGGTCCTCGGCGGGCGCCCAGTGATTTATGCGGTTTCTCCTCTGCTATGCTGGTGCCGGACATTCGAGGAGGCCTTCAAGTGCTCAAGACAAGCCAAAGAATCGTGGTGGCAGCGGCATTGGCGGCAATGATGCTGTGGCTGGCGGGCTGCCGCATGCACACCAGCATCGCCGACATCACCAGTGATCCCGCAAAATTCGCGGGGAAAGACATCACGGTTGCGGGCACCGCGTCCGATTCCTTTGGCGCCATGGGCAACGGAATTTTTAGAGTCGACGACGGAACCGGGAGCATCTGGGTATTGAGCCAGAACTTTGGCGTCCCCGGCAACGGCGTGAAAGTGACCGTTACCGGGCGGGTGGAGCAGGGATTCAATCTGGGCGGGAAGAGTTATGGAGTCATTCTCAGGCAGACTGAAGACCGGCACTGACCATCGGCTAGAGTTCGACAACGAAGGCCTAGGCGATGAAAGACTGGTCGCGAAACGCCGGACAAAAAGTCGTGAACTGTCGTTTGACAGCCACTGATTTCGCTCAGTAAGATTTCTTCACTCATGAACGCGAACTGCCAGAACCGGATGATGCTGATGTGTTGTTGTTGCGACGCGTCCATCCTGCGTTCTGGCGAGTATGTGTCCTGGGTAGCGATCATCATTTAGATCTCTAGAGTTTTACCAGTATCAGCACCCACTCACCAGAAGGTGAGTGGGTTTTTAATTTTAGGCGGGTCTTTTGCCGTGCCGAGTGCGCTGATCCGAGGAAGACAAAAATCTATAACCAACAAGGAGAGTGTCCTGTGACCGAAACAGAGAACAAAGTGGGAATCGAGAGGCAGAATGAAACAAAGCCTGTGCCGCGGCGGCGGCTGTCTTTAGATAGCTGGGCGGTGATCCTGGGTCTGGCCTTGGCGGCGCTGGTCCGCTTGGGCGTGCTCAAACATGTGGCGTGGTAGAGAAAGCAGGAGGGTGATCCAAATGGCAAGTTCGTCGGTTGTAAGCCGGGTAGAGCCGTTGCAGCTACCTAAGAAACTCTTTGCGCTGGTTCCGGGAGTGACGCTGCTGGTGGTTGTGGGCCTGGCGGGCAAGGTCCTGGAGAAAACAATTAATGCGTACTCCAAGGCGCATCATCTTGTGGTACCCAACATCGAGTATGTGCTGTCGGCGAGCCTGATCGGGCTGTTGATATCGAATACCGTTGGCGTGGCCGAAGTCTTCAAGCCGGGAGTGGCTACTTACGAATTCTGGCTCAAGAGCGGCATTGTGTTGCTGGGCGCGCGCTTCCTTCTCGCCGACGTGCTCAAGCTGGGCGCCGTGAGCCTGGTGCTGGTGCTGATTGAACTGGCCCTGTCCATCGCGTTCATGACGTTCCTGGGTCGCGTCTTCAAGCTTAGCCCCAAGTTGACCAGCCTGCTGGCGGTGGGATCTTCGATCTGCGGAGTGTCGGCCATCATCGCCACCAAGGGCGCGATTGACGCCGACGATGAAGACGCGTCCTTCGCCATTGCCGCGATTCTGGCGCTAGGTGCGCTGGCGTTGTTTACTTTCCCGCCTATCGGCCACGCGCTGCATATGAGCGACCGTCTTTACGGCTTGTGGGCCGGCACCGGCGTGGACAACACGGCGGAAGCCGTGGCCGCCGGAGCTCTTTATTCAGACGCTGCGTCCAAGATCGCCGTGCTGGCCAAGACCACGCGCAATGCGATGATCGGGTTTGTGGTGCTGGGCTACGCGATCTATTGGGCGGTGCGCGACCGCCGCCAGATCGTCGGCAGCAAAACGGCTTTCCTGTGGCAGAAATTTCCCAAATTCGTTCTGGGCTTCCTGGCCATCTCAACCCTGGCGAGCTTGAAAGTGTTTTCGCCCGACCAGATCGCAAGCCTGGCCAACCTTTCAAAGTGGGCCTTCCTGCTGACGTTCGCCGGCGTGGGCCTGCGCATCAGTTTTCGCGAGATGAAGAAGCAGGGTCTGCGTCCGTTCATCGTGGGCGCACTGGGCGAAGTGGTGATCGCAGCCATCACTCTGGGACTGGTGCTGGCGGCGAGCGAGCTGGTGCGCATCTGAGAGTGGCCGCTGGCCGAAAAGAATACGCAGACGGGATGCACCAGCACTCCTTGCGGTCGCGATGCGAACGCCAGATTCGGCGCGGAAGCATGTTACATTTGACGACGCATGAATCCCGAACTGCGTAAGCGACTGCAGATCATTTTGCTTGTGGGTGTGGTCCTGGCGTTGGTCCGCGTCGGTTATATGTTCTACGAACGCCGGCAGGTGAGCGAACCGCCGCCCAAAGTCCGCGAAACGTATTCCAGCAACTTGGACGACTACGTCTACCTGCCAAGGATTGTCCCCTTTGATTTGAAATCGGCCGGAAGAGAGATGACCGGCAAAACGGTGTGGGTGCGCAAGGGGTACGCGCTTGCGTACTATGGCTACAATGCGGCGAGCCACCAGGCAGATCTGGGACGCAAGTCCGGCGTGCTGCCGCCGCTGGAAAAACTCCAGATCAAGGACGTTGTGCTGCAACGTGCGCCCGCAAGTGTGTCGCCAGGACAGGTGGTGATTGTGCAGAAGCTGGTGCTGGCCGTGGCGGAGCGGCAGCACGATCCAGGCCTCATCGCCGTGCCGGTGGGAGTAAATGTTGGCGACGACTTCAAATTCACCGCCAACGACGTCTTCTTCTTCGCCGATCCCCATGAACTCTACAAACACTGGCCGCCGGATGTTTGGACGGCTGTGGACAGCCATCAGGCCAAGGAAGGCATGAATGAGCTGCAAGCGGAGTGTGCCTTGGGGGCCAGCGGCATTATCGGCACGGGAGAATACGGGGACCGCACTCTGGAATACTCGAATGGCGGCCATCCGGTGACGGTGACGTTTGTAAAGAACAAAGCGGTTTCGGTGGTACAGGGCAAGGCGCCGTAAAGATGGAAGTCCTTGAGTCGGCGCAAGTCGAAGGGCAATGATCTTGTGAGCGCTAATCTCCCGCCGAACTCTTGCGTCCCTTCTTGGCCGGGCTGGCCGGCTCGTCTGCCGACTGGACTTCACTGCCGGTGGAAGCTTCGCGCACCGAGCGCGGGGGCTTGCGGCCTTCAGCGATGCTCATCTTCAAAGCTTCCAGAATATCAATGACCGGAGCCTTGTGGACGGGCGCTGCGGTCTCCACGATCTCTTTGCCTTCCACCTTGGCCTTGATCATGGCCATCAGGTTCTCGCGGTAGTTGTCTTTGTATTTATCGGGCTCGAAGGGCGCCATCAGGGAATCAATCAGCATTTTGGCCAGGTTGAGTTCTTTGTCCTGGACCATGCTGGTGTCCGTGCGGAACTCTTCCACCTGGCGGATTTCGTCAGGATAGTACATGGTGTGCAGCAGGATGCCCTTCTGTCCGGGGCGGAGAATCACAATGTGCTCGCGGTTGTGCATGGCAATCTTGGCCACGCCGACGCATCCGCTCTTGCGCAGGGCCTCAAAAAGAAGCGCGTAGGGCTTTTCGCCGGCTTCGTCGGGCGCCATGTAATAAGAGCTTTCGTAATAGATGGTGTCCACTTCGGCGGACTTCACAAACTCCAGCACTTCCATGGTCTTGGCGCTCTTGGGCGCGACCTTCTTGATCTCTTCATCGTCAATCACCACGTATTTGTCTTTCTCGTATTCGTAGCCTTTGACGATCTCACTGCGCTCAATGCGTTTGTCTTCCGCTTGACAAAAGAGGACCTGCTTCACACGCGAGTTGTCTGACTTGTGCAGCTGGTTGAAGCTGACCGACTCACTGCGCGCTGCGCTGTACAATTTGACGGGAAGCGACAGCAACCCAAAAGTAAGGTGGCCTTTCCATACGGTACTAGCCATTGCGTTGTCTCCAAAAAACCGGGCGAGGCTAACTTTTTAGCACAATAATTAGTGCATTACAATCTCCGGAATAAGCCATGTCACTAGAAGAATACCGGCAGAAAAGGACCTTTGAGAGGACGCCGGAGCCCGCCGGCAAGGAAAAGACGGACGAAGGTAACCGCTTTTTTATCCAGCGACATAGCGCGCGACGTCTGCACTATGACTTGAGGTTGGAGATGAACGGCGTGTTGCGTTCCTGGGCGCTGCCGCACGGGCCGACTCTAGACCCGGCGATCAAGCGGCTGGCGGTGCTAGTGGAAGACCATCCGATGGAATACGGAAATTTTGAAGGCACGATTCCCGCTGGCAATTATGGCGCCGGCGGGGTGATCTTGTGGGACCGGGGCACATATGAGTGGGCAGGAGAGAAGTCGCCGGAGGTGCAGTGGAAGGCCGGCGACCTCAAGATCAAGTTTCACGGGCAGAAGATCGTCGGCGAGTTTGCGCTGGTGCGGACCAAGCGTGTGCAAGGCAAGAAAGAAGACTGGCTGCTGATCAAGAAGAAGGACTTCGCGGTCCGGCCGGGATGGGACCCGGAGAGCGACATCCGCAGCGTGTTGCAGGCGCCGGCTGATCCTTCGTCCGTTGAAGGCGCGGTGAAAGCCGAGATGCCAATTTCGCTGGAGCCGATGCTGGCCACACTCACCGACGCGAAGGCGATGCCATCGGGGAGCGACTGGCTGTTTGAAGTGAAGTGGGACGGCTACCGCGCCCTGTGCTTTATTTCCGATAACCTCGGTGCCGACAAAAAGATCCGCATGCTGTCGCGCCGCGGCAATGCGATGGAGAAGCAATTCGCGGAAGTCGCCAAGGCGCTGCTGGAGTGCGTGAACGCCGACACGGCGTTGATTGATGGAGAAGTAGTGGCGCTGGATGAAAACGGCGTGCCGAGTTTTCAGCTTCTGCAGAATCATACTGGTTTTCATAAGTCCGCGAGCCTGAAGAACGCGGCCAGCGCGTTGAGCTTTTATGCTTTCGACCTGCTGTATCTCAACGGCTACGATCTGCGCAACGCGGCGTTGATTGACCGTCGCCAGCTTCTCAGCTCCATTCTGCTGCCGAGCGAAACGGTGCGCTATTCAGACCATTTTGCCGGCAAGGGACAAGAGTTGCTGGAGGCCGTGACCGCCAAGGGCATGGAAGGCATTCTGGCGAAACATGCGCAGAGCAAGTATGAATCGCGGCGCACAAGTCAGTGGTTGAAGATCAAGATCGCCATGCAGCAGGACTTTGTGGTCTGCGGATTCATCCTGGGCGAGCGCGAACCCTTCGGCTCGCTGGTGCTGGGATATTACAAAGACAAGAAGCTGGTCTATGCAGGAAACGTTGGCTCGGGGTTCACGCAGGCGTCACTCAAGTCAACTTACGAAGCGCTGGAGCCGCTGATCACCAGCAAGGCCGTGCTGAGCGACGTCCCCAAGGAAATTGGAAAGGTCACGTGGGTCAAGCCGGAGTTGGTGTGCGTGGTGAAGTTCAACTCCTGGACGGCCGACGAACGCTTGCGCGCGCCGGTGTTTCAAGGCATGCGCGCCGACGCCGAACCCAAAGACGTGGTGCGCGAAACCGCCGAGCAACCAGCGGCGATTGCGTCGCCTGAGCCGGAGCCCGAGACATTGGTCCGCAAAGAACCGCTGCTGCCCGCGGGCGAGACCGAAGCCATCCTGACCATCGGCGGGCATCAGCTCAAGTTCACCAACTTGAAGAAAGTCTTCTATCCGGCGGACAACTACACCAAGGGCGACGTCATCAACTTTTACGCGGCCGTCGCGGACTTGCTGTTGCCGCATCTGGAGGGGCGTCCGCTGTCACTGAAGCGCTATCCGAACGGTATTGACGCAGACTTCTTCTTCCAAAAAGCCGCGGCGGCCAGTTTCCCGGACTGGCTGCATACGGAAGATATCGCCACCAGCGAGGATGCTACTACGCGCTTCGTCGTTTGCGATGACAAAGCGTCACTACTGTACCTGGCCAACCTGGGCTGCATTGATCAGAACCCGTGGATGAGCCGCGTGGGTTCGCTGGACGAACCGGACTTCATCCTGATTGATCTTGATCCTTATCACTGCGGCTATGACCAGATCGTGGAAGCAGCCCAGCTGGTCAAGCGAAAGCTGGACGTCATCGGACTGCAAGGCTACCCCAAGACCACCGGCGGCGACGGCATGCACGTGTACGTCCCGGTGGAGAGCGGCTACAGTTACGAACAGACCCGCAACTTCGCGCAGATCCTTTCGCACCTCGTGGTGGCCGAGAGGCCTGATCTGTTCACCACGCCGCGCAACGTGGCAGCCCGGCAGAAGGGAAAAGTATATTTTGACTGGATGCAGAACGCTGAGGGCAAGACCATTTCCGCGCCGTACGTGCTGCGGGCGTATCCGGGCGCGCCGGTGGCCACGCCGCTGGCCTGGAACGAAGTGCGGCCGGGTTTGAAGCCGCAGCAGTTTCACATCGGCAACGTGCTGCGAAGATTTGAGCGCGTAGGCGACCTGTTTGCCGGCGTCCTGAAGAAGCCGCAGGAGATGGAGAAAGCGCTGGAGAAGATCAGCCACATGATGGGAGCAAAATGAGTCAGGACGTACAGAACGCGGTGACAGAGAAGCAGTCATCGGCGGGGAAGTCTGCGCGGGCCAAGCTCCCGCAGCGCTTCGTACGGTTGCTGGCGGGCACGGCGATCCTCTGCTTGATCCTGTTCGGGACCGCGGGCAGGCTGAGTTGGCTGGGTGCGTGGGCGTTTGTCGCGATGTTCCTTTTGTTCCTTTCATTCGTGCTGGTGTGGGGGACGCGCAACGCTCCGGAGCTTCTTGACGAGCGAGCCAAGCCCGGGAAAACGTAAAGAGCTGGGACAAGGTGATTATGAAGATCTACAGCGTGGTGCTGATCAGCTTGTTCGTCGTGGCCGCCCTGGATGCGGGACGCTTCCGCTGGTCGCACATGGCGGCGCTGTGGCAGGCGACCGGCGGGGTAGTTTTTCTGCTGGCCGGCAGCGTGATTTTTTGGTGCATGCGGACCAACGCGTTTCTCTCGGCGCGAGCGCGGATTCAGGATGATCGCGGGCACACGGTGGTCCAGGATGGGCCGTATCAGTATGTGCGCCATCCCATGTACATCGGCATCATGGTCCTGATGCCGGGCGTGGCGCTGCTGCTGGGATCGTGGTGGGCGCTGGTTCCGGCGGGGACCATTGCAATTCTGTTTGTAATCAGGACCGCGCTGGAAGACAAGATGCTTCGCGCGGAGTTGCCGGGCTATCAGGAATACGCGAAAAAGGTGAGGTACCGGCTGGTGAGGGGAGCGTGGTGAATCGTTTCTTTTGGAGCGCGTGGGGATAGCAAATCGAATCCCATCCTTTCGCAAACAACGCGAAAGGATGGGCCATCCGGCAGACCACGCCTTTTTCAGGGCAGTCGAACGGTGATGGGATTCTGCGACCGAAGCGCCACCTGCTGCTTGACGTTACGGACCGAGATCGTCCCTTGCTGCACCGCAGGGTTAATCAGTTGCTTCAATGCGACAAAGCGGTAGCGTCCATTGGAGGTGGTAAATGTGTGGAAAGTGTGCCCGTTGTAGGCGAAATCTACCGGCGCGCCGGCGAACGGCTTACCATTGTGATCGAGCACAACCCCGCTTTGCATGACCGACATGGTCGAAGGATCATAAGGCATGAACAGGAATGTGCCATAAACTACATCCCAAAAAACCTGAAAAATGGTGGGTCCGGTGTAGCCGACCGACGGGCAAACCAGCGTCAGCGCAGCCGATTGGGTCGAGCCCTGACTGCTGGTGTCGGTCTCGCCGCAGGTCCAGGTCATTGAGCCTTCCAACTTCCACTTGGTATTAAAGAACACCGCCCCGGTTTGCAAGGATGCGGAGACAGAATATTCATCCTGGGTTGACTTGGCGTCATCACTGGCATACTCGTTCTTGAGAGTCGCGGTTATGGATGGACAATTATCGCTGGCGTGAAGCGGGGGCTCATAGGGAAGTATCCATGTGGTTGGCCGGAAACGATTGAGGTCGAGGACTGGGGAAGGGCTACCGGTACTGTTCGCGAGTTCGCAAAAGTCCGGACGGATTCCGCCAGGGCCGGTTGATCCAGGTCCCGCAAATGGATCCAGGCACCTTATGGTCTTGAAGTCCGCCGCGGTCAGCCCAGCCTTTGCCAGTTCCCTGGCAACGACCGGTCGCATGCTGGCGGGGTTGCGCAATTCCGACACATATACTTCATAGCGTGCTACGGCATCTGCGGGCTGCCAGAAGATGTTTGTTCCGCCATCGGTTGAAAGCGTGATGGTTGGATTCAAAAGCAACTCAAACATGTCCTGGTCATGGTCAATGCCGTCACCGTTGGCGGGCACCTTGATCTCAAGGCTGGCGGACTTGGTGAGGTTCGTAGACTTGGTATCGCCGGTGGTGCGATTCCAGCCGAAGCTTGCGTCGCCGCCGCCCGTTATCTCATTTCCGAAACTCACCGTCACTTTCAATCCATCCTTGAAGGAATCGGCCATAGTGACCTTTGATCCCATCGAGCTTCCTGAGGAGTAATCGACCAATCCCGGCTGCGAGCAAGGAGAGTTGGGTGTGGAACTTGTGCATCCAGGCGGCGCGTAAACGACGGCCGCTACGATGTACTTTGGATTTATCTTGGCAGTCTTAGGGGGCGGAGGCGGACCTTCGCAGTTGCACTCGCGCTCTCCGCGCGGCAAGCCCTCCACGTTCTTGCAGTGACCCTGGGGAACGCCTGCGGTGCTGCAAGCAGCACCAGGGTGTGTGCATCCTACCTCCGGGTTGCCGGTACAACGCTGCGCACTTGCATTGAGCGTAAATAGGCAGACCATCATGAGCAAGAGAAAGCACCACGGCTCTGAGGCATTCTCATTTCTCTTGAAACCGCGCTTCCAATTGGACATAAACGACGTCCTCCTTGAATCGAGAATCTTTCTGTGAGTATTCGTGATCGAGGATGGAGGAGCGTTACAAAATTTCCTCCGCCGGATGGCCCACGCTTTCGCCCGGTGCTTCCACCCCGCCGCACCAACATCAGGCGCGCCGGGGAACCCGTTCCGCGTTCAACGGCACGACTGAAAGTCATGCCCTGATACCTTCAGCGGCTGAAGCCCGCGCTTGTGGCCATTGCAGGAATTCGCTATTGATTCGCTTGTATAAATGTGTTAAGCTAGAACATTTTCCACGCGCGGAAGGAATAAGGGTAGTGAACCTGGGTTTTTTTACACCGGAGCCGGGCAAACCTCAAAAAACGAGATTTACCGAAAAGGGCTCTAAGAGCGCAAAGAATCAATGGGATAGAGGCATATTATCTGAGTAGTAAACAGTTGGGTCACCGTTGGGTCGAATGGAATAAAGCCTTTGTTTGTAACAGGGATGTATGGGGAGGGGTGGGGGTGGGGTTGGCAGAGTAGTGATTAGCAATATGGCTACCAGGGATCGGGTGATCTGGACATCGGGTGATCGCGATGCAAAAACAGATTCCTCGGGCGGGATCCCTCGGAATGACAATTTCATGGGGCGGATCAGGGCCGCGAAAGGCGGCAAGCAATAGTGTTCTTTGAAAACTGAATAACGTAAAAGATGGACGCAGAGTTCTTTGGTGGTTCGGGATGTCCAGGTTAGTCATCCTCCGGCGCCGGAATCTGCGCCAGATCGCTGATTTCCTGGCCGAATTGCAGGCAATAGCCGTTGTTGTCGCGGATGGCGAATTCCCTCATGCCGTAGGGGAAATTCTCAATGGGATAGACCACGGTTGCTTTGTCTTTGAGCTTTGCCCAGAGGGCGTCCACGTCATCGGTATTGAAATAAAGAGAGCCGGTGAAGGTGGGTTTGTCGAAGGGAACATGCTCGTTGGGAAGCGAGATCATGACTTCGGCTTCGTCTCTGCTCAAAGACGCCCAGCCTCCCATGCGATTCGTGCACTCAAAGCCCAGAAGGTCGCAATAGAAGCGGACGGTTTCTTCAACGTTCGTGACGTACAGAACCGGAGTGGGGCCGTTGAGCTTTATCGCCAAGCCTTCCGCTAGTAATTCAAGTTGAAATCCAGCAAGTTCCAGTAGAGGACGAACCAGACAAAGCCGGCGCAGGCCAGGAGCACCAGGAAATTCCAGAACTTGCTCCACCACCAGAGATTGCGGTCGCGCCAGGAGCGGAAGCAGCCGATCAGGATCAGCACTGATCCGAGCACGCCGAGCACGCCCACCACCTGAATGCTGTGAATGGGGAGATCGAGTTTTTCGCTGAAGTTGCCGGGACTGTCCCCGGTAGCCACCAGCATCAACGCGAGAAAGAAGATAAGGTTCAAGGCGCATACCAGGCGGATCCACAAACGTCCCTGGCGGGTGCTGGCATCCATCTCCATGCGGTGGTGGTAGTGGTCGCGCA is a genomic window containing:
- a CDS encoding TetR/AcrR family transcriptional regulator translates to MPDLAQLAKSKKQVVWEFRQAEIITAARKVFAEKGYISATVDEIAARAGLAKGTIYLYFESKEHIYNAVMTNDLETLRRLTLEKIAAAGTALEKISAYINARFDYCEERRDFFRIMYIEPSGSPVLSKAKAREWLREPVRALTVAIEDAIARNQIRPVPAEILAWTVADLTTGALQRRLATTPATTAREDIDFLLHFINAALRPTAS
- a CDS encoding alpha/beta hydrolase, which produces MQIWRRKRVRIACSTLILLAALMGSTPLYAQDIAGDWQGTLKAGLDLRIIVHIEKGTSGGWTAMLYSIDQGPDGIPITSVTLKDSILKFSVELVHGAYEGKLSADAQTVTGTWTQRLPLPLELRRATKETAWQRDSSSHTAQFVSVDSNVKLEVLDWGGSGRPLVFLAGLGNTAHVFDTFAPKFTRAHHVYGITRRGFGASSVPDSGYSADRLGDDVLAVLDALKINRPVLVGHSIAGEELSSVGTRHPEKIAGLVYLDAAYPYAFYDPALGDFNIDSLELQKKLEQLRPGRAQADPKKLIQDVLQSLPRLEKDLQEELKDLEVEPANARQVEAPAPAPAKAIIAGEQKYTEIRVPALAIYAVPHSGVPAAGNDAAARAAAEARDTISTGAQAKAFEKGVPTARVVRLPNANHYVFRSNEADVLRDMNAFLGSLP
- a CDS encoding YeiH family protein → MASSSVVSRVEPLQLPKKLFALVPGVTLLVVVGLAGKVLEKTINAYSKAHHLVVPNIEYVLSASLIGLLISNTVGVAEVFKPGVATYEFWLKSGIVLLGARFLLADVLKLGAVSLVLVLIELALSIAFMTFLGRVFKLSPKLTSLLAVGSSICGVSAIIATKGAIDADDEDASFAIAAILALGALALFTFPPIGHALHMSDRLYGLWAGTGVDNTAEAVAAGALYSDAASKIAVLAKTTRNAMIGFVVLGYAIYWAVRDRRQIVGSKTAFLWQKFPKFVLGFLAISTLASLKVFSPDQIASLANLSKWAFLLTFAGVGLRISFREMKKQGLRPFIVGALGEVVIAAITLGLVLAASELVRI
- a CDS encoding Ku protein, which translates into the protein MASTVWKGHLTFGLLSLPVKLYSAARSESVSFNQLHKSDNSRVKQVLFCQAEDKRIERSEIVKGYEYEKDKYVVIDDEEIKKVAPKSAKTMEVLEFVKSAEVDTIYYESSYYMAPDEAGEKPYALLFEALRKSGCVGVAKIAMHNREHIVILRPGQKGILLHTMYYPDEIRQVEEFRTDTSMVQDKELNLAKMLIDSLMAPFEPDKYKDNYRENLMAMIKAKVEGKEIVETAAPVHKAPVIDILEALKMSIAEGRKPPRSVREASTGSEVQSADEPASPAKKGRKSSAGD
- the ligD gene encoding DNA ligase D; its protein translation is MSLEEYRQKRTFERTPEPAGKEKTDEGNRFFIQRHSARRLHYDLRLEMNGVLRSWALPHGPTLDPAIKRLAVLVEDHPMEYGNFEGTIPAGNYGAGGVILWDRGTYEWAGEKSPEVQWKAGDLKIKFHGQKIVGEFALVRTKRVQGKKEDWLLIKKKDFAVRPGWDPESDIRSVLQAPADPSSVEGAVKAEMPISLEPMLATLTDAKAMPSGSDWLFEVKWDGYRALCFISDNLGADKKIRMLSRRGNAMEKQFAEVAKALLECVNADTALIDGEVVALDENGVPSFQLLQNHTGFHKSASLKNAASALSFYAFDLLYLNGYDLRNAALIDRRQLLSSILLPSETVRYSDHFAGKGQELLEAVTAKGMEGILAKHAQSKYESRRTSQWLKIKIAMQQDFVVCGFILGEREPFGSLVLGYYKDKKLVYAGNVGSGFTQASLKSTYEALEPLITSKAVLSDVPKEIGKVTWVKPELVCVVKFNSWTADERLRAPVFQGMRADAEPKDVVRETAEQPAAIASPEPEPETLVRKEPLLPAGETEAILTIGGHQLKFTNLKKVFYPADNYTKGDVINFYAAVADLLLPHLEGRPLSLKRYPNGIDADFFFQKAAAASFPDWLHTEDIATSEDATTRFVVCDDKASLLYLANLGCIDQNPWMSRVGSLDEPDFILIDLDPYHCGYDQIVEAAQLVKRKLDVIGLQGYPKTTGGDGMHVYVPVESGYSYEQTRNFAQILSHLVVAERPDLFTTPRNVAARQKGKVYFDWMQNAEGKTISAPYVLRAYPGAPVATPLAWNEVRPGLKPQQFHIGNVLRRFERVGDLFAGVLKKPQEMEKALEKISHMMGAK
- a CDS encoding isoprenylcysteine carboxylmethyltransferase family protein, whose protein sequence is MKIYSVVLISLFVVAALDAGRFRWSHMAALWQATGGVVFLLAGSVIFWCMRTNAFLSARARIQDDRGHTVVQDGPYQYVRHPMYIGIMVLMPGVALLLGSWWALVPAGTIAILFVIRTALEDKMLRAELPGYQEYAKKVRYRLVRGAW
- a CDS encoding carboxypeptidase-like regulatory domain-containing protein, yielding MADSFKDGLKVTVSFGNEITGGGDASFGWNRTTGDTKSTNLTKSASLEIKVPANGDGIDHDQDMFELLLNPTITLSTDGGTNIFWQPADAVARYEVYVSELRNPASMRPVVARELAKAGLTAADFKTIRCLDPFAGPGSTGPGGIRPDFCELANSTGSPSPVLDLNRFRPTTWILPYEPPLHASDNCPSITATLKNEYASDDAKSTQDEYSVSASLQTGAVFFNTKWKLEGSMTWTCGETDTSSQGSTQSAALTLVCPSVGYTGPTIFQVFWDVVYGTFLFMPYDPSTMSVMQSGVVLDHNGKPFAGAPVDFAYNGHTFHTFTTSNGRYRFVALKQLINPAVQQGTISVRNVKQQVALRSQNPITVRLP
- a CDS encoding VOC family protein, whose translation is MRLEPYLLSRVDAGGYRGQSRQLQRKTRSPHSQHSGGGRARRARISADPDRLLPLLARPQSLVVEQVLEFPGAPGLRRLCLVRPLLELAGFQLELLAEGLAIKLNGPTPVLYVTNVEETVRFYCDLLGFECTNRMGGWASLSRDEAEVMISLPNEHVPFDKPTFTGSLYFNTDDVDALWAKLKDKATVVYPIENFPYGMREFAIRDNNGYCLQFGQEISDLAQIPAPEDD